Proteins from a genomic interval of Deinococcus aquaedulcis:
- a CDS encoding MerR family transcriptional regulator: MSAPFLPQSWSGNLDALVSTANTYLPHLLPLDKAGRAKDDVNARLVRHYTTERLLDEPLREGREARYTRRHLLQLLALRKLMAAGHGAAALRDTLQFRADPDLEALLTGEQLDLQPSNPALDYLKTLSAGAPARAAAPAPRDLPSPEHLTRLTLAPGLELLVRADARLPSSRLEQDQLARTLLDALDGLRRSP, translated from the coding sequence ATGTCAGCGCCGTTCCTCCCCCAGAGCTGGTCGGGCAACCTTGACGCCCTGGTCAGCACCGCCAATACCTACCTTCCCCATCTCCTGCCCCTTGATAAGGCAGGGCGTGCCAAGGACGACGTCAACGCCCGCTTGGTTCGCCACTACACCACCGAGCGCCTGCTCGACGAACCTCTCCGGGAAGGCCGCGAGGCCCGCTACACCCGCCGGCACCTGCTGCAACTGCTCGCCTTGCGAAAACTGATGGCCGCCGGGCACGGCGCCGCCGCCCTGCGCGACACCCTGCAGTTCCGCGCTGACCCAGACCTCGAAGCCCTGCTGACCGGTGAACAGCTGGATTTGCAGCCCAGCAATCCGGCACTGGACTACCTCAAAACCCTGAGCGCCGGTGCCCCCGCCCGGGCCGCTGCGCCCGCTCCCCGCGACCTGCCCAGCCCCGAACACCTGACGCGCCTGACCCTGGCACCCGGCCTTGAACTGCTCGTCCGCGCTGACGCCCGATTGCCCAGCAGCCGCCTGGAGCAGGACCAACTCGCCCGCACCCTGCTGGACGCCCTTGACGGGCTGAGGAGATCACCATGA
- a CDS encoding helix-turn-helix transcriptional regulator, with translation MTARRSSETATAPRSWQKSHRLTDLVAELQARPQSTAELARHFGVGQRSVQRDLEALRAMGYPVQEGPPGQYYIPRNGTLLRPAEVLAAYTALRLAHHHSPALGGHYRRALHSLSLALPERVRHTLNASIRTGSQGLFTDRQMEVIAAAWLDGQVMRFDHRERSGILRAGLELCVYFVELSRTNLAPFVIGLNRQSGTIETYKLARMSNLHLLAERYEMDPDFDPQAYLSDAWGVIGGEDTVAVTVRFEPDAAYRVLEGGFPQSTLIRGDGFVDLEFRAGIDETGLPCELMPFLLSWGARAEVLSPPEVRRAWLAELRDALDRFDRTAQAAC, from the coding sequence ATGACCGCTCGCCGCTCTTCCGAAACCGCGACAGCGCCCCGCAGCTGGCAGAAATCACACCGCCTCACCGATCTCGTCGCTGAATTGCAGGCCCGGCCGCAATCCACGGCCGAACTCGCCCGCCATTTCGGCGTGGGGCAACGCAGCGTTCAGCGGGACCTGGAAGCGCTCCGGGCCATGGGGTACCCTGTGCAGGAAGGCCCGCCCGGGCAGTACTACATTCCCCGCAACGGCACCCTGCTGCGCCCAGCAGAAGTTCTGGCTGCCTACACGGCGCTGCGTCTGGCCCACCACCATTCCCCAGCGCTGGGCGGCCACTACCGCCGCGCCCTGCACAGCCTGTCACTGGCCCTGCCAGAGCGCGTGCGCCACACCCTGAATGCCAGCATCCGCACGGGCAGCCAGGGCCTGTTCACCGACCGCCAGATGGAGGTGATTGCCGCCGCGTGGCTCGACGGGCAAGTGATGAGGTTCGACCACCGGGAGCGCAGCGGCATTCTGCGTGCAGGCTTGGAACTGTGCGTGTACTTCGTGGAGCTCAGCCGCACCAACCTTGCGCCGTTCGTGATTGGCCTGAACAGGCAGTCTGGCACCATTGAAACCTACAAGCTCGCGCGCATGAGCAACCTGCACCTGCTGGCCGAACGGTACGAGATGGATCCTGACTTTGACCCGCAGGCGTACCTGTCTGATGCCTGGGGCGTCATTGGCGGTGAGGACACCGTGGCCGTCACTGTGCGCTTCGAGCCAGACGCCGCCTACCGGGTGCTGGAAGGTGGGTTTCCGCAGTCCACCCTGATTCGGGGAGACGGCTTCGTGGACCTTGAATTCCGCGCGGGCATAGACGAAACCGGGCTGCCCTGCGAACTGATGCCGTTCCTGCTCAGCTGGGGCGCACGGGCCGAGGTGCTCTCCCCACCGGAAGTGCGCCGCGCCTGGCTGGCCGAACTGCGTGACGCGCTGGACCGGTTTGACCGGACGGCCCAGGCTGCCTGTTGA